In Tistrella mobilis, the DNA window GTTACCGCCAAGCCCAAAGGCGCCGCCGCGTGCCGGAACGAGACGATCATCCGCCGCAGGGACAGGAAACCGTGAGCCAGCCGAGACAGTCCAGGTCCGTCGCCGCCACCGATCCCGCCCGCCGCAGCGCCACAGCCGATGTGGCCGCGGCCCTGATCGGCGTGACCAAGCGCTATGGCGCGATGGCCGCGCTGGACGGCATCGACCTGACGCTTCACCGCGGCGAGGTGCTGGCCCTGCTCGGCCCCAACGGGGCCGGCAAGAGCACGGCGCTTTCCCTTCTGCTGGGCCTGCGCAAGCCCGATCAGGGCCGGGTGGAGCTGTTCGGCCGCAGCCCCGACGATCCGGCGGCGCGCGCCATGGTCGGCGCCACCCCTCAGGACACCGGCTTCCCCGAAACGCTGAAGGTGGGCGAGGTCATCGATCTGGTCTCGGCCCATTATCCGAACCCGGTGCCCAAGGCGGAACTGCTCGACCGTTTCGGCCTCACCCCGCTTGCCGCCCGCCAGACCGGCGGGCTGTCCGGCGGGCAGAAGCGCCGGCTGGCGGTGGCGCTCGCCTTCGCCGGCCGCCCGGCCGCGGTCTTCCTCGACGAGCCGACCACGGGCCTGGATGTCGAGGCGCGGCGCATGCTCTGGGCGGCCGTCGACGGCTATGTCGCCGGCGGCGGCACGGTGCTGCTCACCACCCATTATCTGGAAGAGGCCGAGGCGCTCGCCCGGCGGATCGCGGTGATCGATCAGGGGCGCGTCGTCGCCGAAGGTGCGCTCGACGACATCCGCGGCCGGGTCAGCCTGCGCCGGGTCCGCTTCACCGCCGCCCATCTGCCGCCGCTCGACGCCAAGGCGCTCGGGATCGAGCGGGTCGAGCGCTCGGGCACCGAAATCGTCCTGGTCACCGCCCGCGCCGACGACACGGTTCGCGCCCTGGTGATGAGCGGGGCGCCCTTCTCCGATCTCGAAGTCCGGGCGGCAACGCTCGAGGAGGCGCTGATGTCGATCGTGCGCACCGGCCGTGGGGAGGCTGCGTGATGGCCGGAACCGAAACCACCCGCCCGCAGCAGGCCGGTCTCGCCCAGGCGGGGGCGGCGCCCGCCGCACCCGGTTTCGGCCGGCTGTTCGGCGCGCATCTGGGGGCCAATCTCAAGGAACTCGGCCGGTCCAGCTCGTTCGCCATGTCGACCGTGGCCATGCCCTCGCTGCTCTACCTGTTCTTCGGCGCCACCAACGCCTCCAACCCGGCCGAGGCCGGGCGCCTGGCCGCCGCCTGGGGGCTGTTCGGCGTGCTGGGGGTCGCCTTCTTCCAGTTCGGCGTCGGCGTCGCCCAGTCGCGGGAACGGCCCTGGTTCACCTATCTGCGCACCCTGCCGGCCGGCGGCGGCCCGCGCATCGCCGCCCAGGTGGCGACCGCGCTTGCCTTCTCGCTCGCGGCCGTGGCCCCGGTCATCCTGCTCGCGGTGCTGATCAACGGTGCCACGCTCACCTTTCTCGCCTGCCTGAAACTGCTGCTGGTGCTGGTGCTGGGCGGCGTGCCCTTCGCCCTGCTCGGCCTCGCCATCGGTTTCAGCGTCACGGCCCGGGCCAGCGTGCCGATCGCCCATCTGGTCTATTTCCCGCTGGCCTTCCTGGGCGGGCTGTGGCTGCCGCCCGACATGCTGCCCGCGATCGTCAACCAGATCTCGCTGCTCACCCCCACCCGGCACTATGCCGAACTGGCCTGGAGCGCCATTGCCGACGGGCCGCTGCCGCTGGTGCACTGGGCCTGGCTGCTGGGCTGGGGCATCGTCTTCGCCTGGGTGACGCTGATGGCCTATCGCCGCGACCGCGGCCGGCGCTTCGCCTGACAGGCCCCACGCGCATCAGGGCTTGCAGCGGACTTGCAGAGGCGGTCCCCGCTCCCGTATAGTCCGCCGCCGAGGTGCGGAAGGGTCCTTCCGCGCCCGCCGTCGCACGCGCACGGCCGGCGACAGCCGCTCGCCGGGCCGTCGGGTCAAGGGACTGCCACATGGACACCGGCTATGCACACCGCCACCTGCTCGGCATCGAGGGGCTGACCGCCGACGAGATCGGCTATCTTCTCGACCTGGCCGACGGCTATGTCGATCTGAACCGGCAGGCCGAAAAGAAGCGGTCGACGTTGAAGGGCCGGACGGTCATCAACCTGTTCTTCGAGAACTCGACCCGCACCCGCACCTCGTTCGAGCTGGCGGCGAAGCGGCTCGGTGCCGACGCGATCAACATGTCGGTGGCGACGTCGAGCGTGAAGAAGGGCGAAACCCTGATCGACACCGCCCAGACGCTGAACGCCATGCATCCCGACATCCTGGTGGTGCGCCATGGCGACAGCGGCGCGGTGAAGCTGCTCTCGGAAAAGGTCCATGCCGGGGTGATCAATGCCGGCGACGGCAATCACGAGCACCCGACCCAGGCCCTGCTGGATGCGCTGACCATCCGCCGCCGCCGCGGCCGGATCGCCGGGCTCAAGGTCGCGATCTGCGGCGACATCCTGCACAGCCGGGTCGCACGTTCGAACATCCACCTGCTGAACGCCATCGGCGCCGAGGTGCGGCTGATTGCGCCGCCGACCCTGGTGCCGACCGCGATCGAGCGCATGGGTGTCAAGGTCTACAACCGGATGGAAGAGGGGCTTGAAGGCGTCGACATCGTGATGATGCTCCGCCTGCAGCTGGAGCGCATGCACGGCGCCTTCATCCCCTCGATCCGCGAATACTTCCACTTCTACGGCCTGTCCTACCAGAAGCTGGCGGTGGCCGCCCCCGATGCGCTGGTCATGCATCCCGGACCGATGAACCGCGGCGTCGAGATCGACAGCGAGCTGGCCGACGACATCGACCGCAGCGTGATCCTGGACCAGGTGGAGCTGGGCGTCGCCGTGCGCCAGGCCTGCCTGGACGTGCTCTGCCGCAACCTGCCAGCCTGATCCGTCGCCTGATCCCACAGCCGG includes these proteins:
- a CDS encoding ABC transporter ATP-binding protein, with the translated sequence MAALDGIDLTLHRGEVLALLGPNGAGKSTALSLLLGLRKPDQGRVELFGRSPDDPAARAMVGATPQDTGFPETLKVGEVIDLVSAHYPNPVPKAELLDRFGLTPLAARQTGGLSGGQKRRLAVALAFAGRPAAVFLDEPTTGLDVEARRMLWAAVDGYVAGGGTVLLTTHYLEEAEALARRIAVIDQGRVVAEGALDDIRGRVSLRRVRFTAAHLPPLDAKALGIERVERSGTEIVLVTARADDTVRALVMSGAPFSDLEVRAATLEEALMSIVRTGRGEAA
- a CDS encoding ABC transporter permease; its protein translation is MAGTETTRPQQAGLAQAGAAPAAPGFGRLFGAHLGANLKELGRSSSFAMSTVAMPSLLYLFFGATNASNPAEAGRLAAAWGLFGVLGVAFFQFGVGVAQSRERPWFTYLRTLPAGGGPRIAAQVATALAFSLAAVAPVILLAVLINGATLTFLACLKLLLVLVLGGVPFALLGLAIGFSVTARASVPIAHLVYFPLAFLGGLWLPPDMLPAIVNQISLLTPTRHYAELAWSAIADGPLPLVHWAWLLGWGIVFAWVTLMAYRRDRGRRFA
- a CDS encoding aspartate carbamoyltransferase catalytic subunit, with protein sequence MDTGYAHRHLLGIEGLTADEIGYLLDLADGYVDLNRQAEKKRSTLKGRTVINLFFENSTRTRTSFELAAKRLGADAINMSVATSSVKKGETLIDTAQTLNAMHPDILVVRHGDSGAVKLLSEKVHAGVINAGDGNHEHPTQALLDALTIRRRRGRIAGLKVAICGDILHSRVARSNIHLLNAIGAEVRLIAPPTLVPTAIERMGVKVYNRMEEGLEGVDIVMMLRLQLERMHGAFIPSIREYFHFYGLSYQKLAVAAPDALVMHPGPMNRGVEIDSELADDIDRSVILDQVELGVAVRQACLDVLCRNLPA